One Pseudomonas entomophila genomic window carries:
- a CDS encoding OmpA family protein, with product MSNKLLLPALSALALVIAGCAATPENPQLVEAREAFTTLQGKPESHRLAALETQQAQAALRRAEEASQVNRKALEVEELAYVANSRIDAANAKVRQRQAEAKLKRVEAERVKAQLDVRDAQLNALKARMVSKADKVEQTDRGTVVSFSDVLFATNKATLRNDSLDDIKSLAEFLRANPERKVRVEGFTDARGSESYNLALSRERAYAVAEKLRDFGVSSKRIVSEGYGKSFLLTHSTDERSHQRNRRVEIIVSNDANAVRAR from the coding sequence ATGTCGAACAAACTTTTGCTGCCAGCCTTGTCCGCCCTTGCACTGGTGATCGCCGGTTGTGCCGCCACGCCGGAAAACCCGCAATTGGTCGAAGCCCGCGAGGCCTTCACTACCCTGCAAGGCAAGCCTGAGTCGCATCGCCTGGCTGCCCTGGAAACCCAGCAGGCACAAGCCGCGTTGCGCCGTGCCGAAGAAGCTTCGCAGGTCAATCGCAAGGCGCTCGAAGTAGAGGAGCTCGCCTATGTGGCCAACAGTCGAATCGATGCCGCCAATGCGAAGGTCCGTCAACGTCAGGCCGAGGCGAAACTGAAGAGGGTCGAGGCCGAGCGTGTCAAGGCGCAACTGGACGTGCGCGATGCTCAGCTCAACGCGTTGAAGGCGCGTATGGTCAGCAAGGCTGACAAAGTCGAGCAGACCGACCGCGGTACCGTGGTGTCGTTCAGCGATGTATTGTTTGCGACAAACAAGGCAACGTTACGTAACGATAGCCTCGACGATATCAAGAGCCTTGCCGAGTTTCTGCGTGCAAACCCAGAGCGAAAAGTCCGGGTAGAAGGCTTCACGGATGCCAGAGGGTCGGAAAGTTACAATTTGGCCCTGTCCCGCGAACGGGCCTATGCGGTGGCTGAGAAACTGAGAGACTTCGGTGTTTCAAGCAAGCGCATTGTCAGTGAGGGGTATGGCAAGTCCTTCTTGTTGACGCACAGCACAGATGAGCGTTCACATCAGCGTAATCGACGGGTGGAAATTATCGTCTCCAATGACGCTAATGCCGTGAGAGCCCGTTGA
- a CDS encoding DUF4398 domain-containing protein, with amino-acid sequence MRVPFNRKMLPLAGLLIILGGCASAVKPTEQIEIAHNAVNRAVAADATQYAPVRMYSAQRHLNAMERALGEHDYAEAKLLAVRAEVDAIAAEAEAGAAKAEESSDEARKAVDDIRKEGLQASGFSTDKPAHP; translated from the coding sequence ATGCGTGTCCCTTTCAATCGCAAGATGCTGCCGCTGGCCGGCCTGCTCATTATCTTGGGCGGCTGTGCCAGCGCAGTGAAACCCACCGAACAGATTGAAATTGCCCATAACGCGGTCAACCGTGCGGTTGCCGCTGATGCCACCCAATATGCACCGGTGAGGATGTATTCGGCGCAACGCCATCTGAACGCCATGGAGCGAGCGTTGGGTGAGCACGATTATGCCGAAGCAAAACTTCTCGCTGTGCGCGCTGAGGTAGATGCGATCGCGGCCGAGGCCGAGGCCGGCGCCGCCAAGGCCGAAGAGAGCTCTGATGAGGCGAGGAAGGCGGTGGACGATATCCGTAAGGAAGGACTGCAAGCGTCAGGTTTTTCCACTGACAAGCCTGCCCATCCATAA